DNA sequence from the Candidatus Planktophila sulfonica genome:
TCCATTGATCCATCATGGAACGCTCGCTCAAAGCTGGGCTCTGCGAAAGTTCAAACTTTGATGCTTCTGCATAGAGAGCATGGAATGAAATGGTGTTCCAGTAGGTAAGTAGCGTCTTTCGTACAACATCAGAGATTGCATCGTGGCCGACGCGACGTGCAGACCAAGGCGAACCGGCGGCCAACATGTACCAACGGACTGCATCTGCGCCATGTTGGTCCATGAGCGAAATTGGTTCTAGAACATTGCCGAGGTGCTTACTCATCTTGCGACCATCTTTATCCAAGATGTGGCCAAGACAGAGAACGCTCTTGTAAGAACTTTCATCGAAGACCAAAGTTCCAATAGCCATCAATGTGTAGAACCAGCCACGGGTCTGATCGATTGCTTCACAGATAAAGTCAGCTGGGTATGCAGCCTTGAACTTCTCAACTGAGCCTTCCTTATGTGGGTATCCCCACTGAGCAAATGGCATCGCACCTGAGTCATACCAACAGTCAATTACTTCAGGAACGCGATTCATAGTTGCTGAACATTCGGCACATGCAAAGGTGATGTCATCAACGAATGGGCGGTGTGGGTCCATTGCGCTGAGCTCTTGACCCGAAAGTGCACCTAGCTCTTTGAGCGAATCAACACAGACTTCATGCTTATTCTCGCAACGCCAGATGGGAAGGGGAGTACCCCAATAACGATTACGTGAAAGTGCCCAGTCAATATTGTTGGTGAGCCAATCGCCGTAGCGACCAGTCTTAATTGTCTCTGGATGCCAATCAGTCTTCTGATTTTCACGGATCAATTCATCCTTGATAGATGTGGTCCGGATATACCAAGATGGTTGTGCGTAATAGATAAGTGCTGTGTGACAACGCCAGCAGTGTGGGTATTCGTGCTCATATGGCTGATGCTTATAGAGAACGCCGCTTGCCTTTAGCTCTTTCACGAGTGGCTTATCTGCTTCTTTAAAGAACATTCCACCAACGACTGGCACATCTGAAAGGAAGGTTCCATCAGGTGCAATTGGGTTCACAACAGGTAATCCATAGGCACGACAAACCTGAAGGTCATCTGCACCGAATGCAGGGGATTGGTGAACAAGCCCTGTTCCATCTTCAGTGGTGACATAGGTAGCCAAGACAATGAAATGTGAATCCGGAATTTCAAGGTAATCAAATGGGCGCTTATAGGTGGTGCGCTCTAAATCCTTACCCTTAATAGTCTTCAGGATTTCATGATCTCCAGCGACCTTGGAAAGTAGAGGCTGTGCAACAACGAGAATTTCACTTACCTCTTCAACAGTTGCCTTCACCACTACATAATCAACATCTGGGTGGACTGCGACAGCGGTATTAGAGACAAGTGTCCACGGAGTTGTAGTCCATACTAAGAATGAAGCGCCAAGTTCTGCGAGTTCCCCTGATGTTGCAGGAAAGCGAACGAAGACTGATGGGTCGGTAACGGTTTCATATCCTTGCGAAAGTTCGTGATCGGAAAGACCTGTTCCACAACGAGGGCAATATGGTGCAACGCGATGGTCTTGAACAAGCAGACCTTTCTTCCAAATTTCCTTAAGGCTCCACCAAACGCTCTCGACATATTCCGGAGCCATCGTCCAGTAAGCCTGATCGAAATCAACCCAGAAGCCCATTCGCTCTGTCATGGTGGTAAATGCATCGACATGTCGGGTTACAGATTCACGACACTTATCGTTAAAGGGTGCGATTCCAAACTTTTCAATATCGCCCTTGCCGGAAAAACCTAACTCTTTCTCAACAGCAATTTCTACAGGTAGTCCGTGGCAATCCCATCCAGCTTTACGAGTGACGTACTTACCCTTCATTGTTTGGTAACGAGGAAAGACATCTTTAAAGACGCGCGCTTCAATGTGGTGAGTGCCAGGCATTCCGTTAGCGGTAGGAGGGCCTTCATAAAATGTCCAAGGAGTTCCATTGGCACGTGATTGCATGCTCTTCTGGAAAATCTCATTCTCGCGCCAGAAATCTAGAATCGAGTGTTCCATTGCTGGAAGGTCGATCGCCGCTGGGATTGCGCGAAATGGTGATGACATAAAAAATCCTCCAAGAAGTTAAGAACTTCTGGAGGGACGAAATCTGGCGACTTCGCGGTACCACCCGCCTTGTAGCTTCAGCCGTGATGCTGGAGATACCTCTTTATTACTTACATCCGGCTGGTTCTACCCCGCTCATGTGGCGGATCTTCCAGCGTGCTCCGAAGGTGATGGCCTCATCAACGCACTTTTCCTGCAAGGTCTTGCTCGCAAAGTCTAAACCATGCGTGGCAAAGTTGGTTACGAGGGGAAAAACGCATAAGGTGCGCGGCGTGCCAGGAAAAAAGATTGTGAAGAAGGCGGCTAAAAAAGCCCCTGCCAAGAAAGCGCCTGCAAAAAAGGTCGCTAAGAAGGCTCCTGCGAAGAAAGTTGCAGCGAAGAAGGTTGCAAAGAAAGCACCTGCTAAGAAGGCTGCGGTCAAGAAGGCTCCTGCAAAGAAGGCGCCAGCTCCTAAAACTTCTGTGGCAAAGTCACCAGGTCGCCCATTCCCATCAAAGATTGGTAAGACAACTCTTACCGTAGATGAAAAATCTCAGACAGTTTCTGTGGCAACAGTTGTTGCACCCACTGCAGCTCCTGTTGTTGAAGAGCGCCGCTTAGTAATGCCACCTCCTCCGCGTCCCGTAAAGAGCGGAAAGAAAGTTGCACCATTGAAGCCAATTAAGGCAGCTCCTACTCCTGTTACTGCAGCTGAAGGTGAAGCTCCTTGGACTGCTGCAGAGCTCAAGACAATTCGTGCTGATATTGCAAAAGATCTCGAACGTCTTCGCCACGAGCTCGCACTCGTCGAAGCAGAGATGGATGACCTCATCGCAGATTCTGGTGAAGGCGCTGGCGATGATCAAGCTGATTCTGGAACAAAGACTTTCGAACGCGAGCATGAAATGTCACTCGTGATTAATGCTCGCGACATGGTGTTGCAGACAGAACGCGCTCTCGAGCGAATCGATGCAAAGTCATATGGATATTGCGAAGATTGCGGTTCTGCAATTGGTAAGGCACGACTACAAGTATTTCCTCGCGCTACTTTGTGCATGATCTGCAAGCAGAAGGAAGAGCGCCGCTAACGTGCGCCGATTGTTCGCAATCGCGTGGACTATCTGGCTCTTCGATTTTGTAACAAAGACCTGGGCGCTCTCCACATTCTCAGCATCTCCTAAGCCAGTAATTGGATCTCTTCTGCAATTCACACTCATTAGGAATTCCGGCGCAGCATTTAGCCTGGCAACAGGATTTACGATTCTCTTCTCACTTCTTGCCTTAGCTGTTGTCGTGACGGTTATTTCCTATGCCTCACGAATTACATCCCAAGGTTGGCAATGGACAGCAGGGCTCTTGCTAGGTGGAGTTCTCGGCAATCTGACTGATCGAATCTTTCGCGAACCATCATTTCTCAATGGACATGTGATTGATTGGATTCAGATTCCTAATTGGCCGGTCTTCAATATTGCAGATATGGCGATATCAACAGCTGCGGCGATTGCATTTGTGCTGACGATGCGAAATATCCCTCCCATTACACGGGTAAGGTAGCCACATATGACAAGAGATTTACGACAGTTAACAGTTCCCGAAGGCGTCGCAGGGGAACGCATTGATAGCGCGCTGACTCGCGTTTTAGGCCTATCGCGCACAACAATCGTCAAACTTCTTGAAGATGGTGATATCACCACAGGCAATCAAGCGATGCAGAAATCAGATCGCGTTGCAGCAGGACAAGTTATTGAAGTGCTGATGCCAGCGCCTCTCAACCAAGATCCCATTCCTCTCACTCCGCTCGAAGGTCTGACCGTTGTCTATAACGATGATGACATCGTCGTGATTGATAAGCCGGTTGGATGCGCTGCCCACCCAAGTCCAGGATGGATGGGGCCAACTGTTGTGGGTGCCCTGATGGCTGCGGGTTACACAATTTCTACTTCAGGTCCTGCTGAACGTGCCGGCGTTGTACATCGCCTCGATGCCGGAACTTCTGGCCTCATGATTATTGCAAAGACAGAAGCGGCGTATCTCAAACTCAAAGAGATGTTCCGCGAGCATGAAGTCGAAAAGACATATCACGCACTTGTACAAGGACATATGGATCCATCAACTGGAACAATCGATGCGCCTATTGATCGCCACCCAAAGGAAGATCATCGCTTTGCAGTTGTAGCAACAGGTAAAGAGAGCATCACCCATTACGAAGTCATCGAGTATTACCGCTCTGTCTCATTGGTGAAGGTCGAACTCGAAACCGGACGCACTCATCAAATTCGTGTGCACTTCTCTGCACTCGGTCATCCACTCGTGGGGGACACTACATATGGCGCAGATCCTGTCCTCGGTAAGAAAATGAAGATGTCTCGACCTTGGCTTCACGCTCTTGAACTGCGCTTCAACCACCCTACGAATGGAAACCCGCTCGTGTTAACCGCGCCATACCCAGCCGACCTTCAGGCTTCTCTGGCGTTGCTATCCGAAGCAGTTCTGCCTTAGGCGCTAATGTTGCGCCACCATGTCATCTGAAGATTTTTCAGCTTCACGGGCATCGACGCAAGACTCGTTTGTACATCTTCATGTGCATACCGAGTACTCGATGCTCGATGGTGCCGCGCGCGTTGGAGATCTCGTTAATGAGGTAGCCCGCCAAGAAATGCCGGCAATCGCCATGACAGATCACGGAAATGTCTTCGGCGCATTTGATTTTTATAAACAAGCAACGAAAGCTGGCGTCAAACCAATTATTGGTATTGAAGCCTACGTTGCACCTGAATCTCGTTTTGATAAGAAGCGCGTGCAGTGGGCCGATGGTGGCGAAGATGACGTATCAGGTGGCGGCGCATATACGCACATGACCATCCTGGCTGAAAACAATCAAGGGCTCGCAAACTTATTCCGACTATCTTCTCTTGCATCCCTCGAAGGTTATTACTACAAGCCTCGTATGGACCGCGAACTCATCTCTCGCTACGCCGATGGCCTGATTGCAACAACAGGTTGCCCGGGCGGAGAAATCCAAACTCGTCTTCGTATGGGTAATTACAAAGAGGCGTTACGTGCAGCAAGTGATTACCGAGACATCTTTGGCGCCAACAACTTCTTCCTCGAAGTCATGGACCACCAAATCGATATTGAATCTCGCGTAAAGGCGGATCTTCTTAAACTTGGTAAAGAACTTAAACTTCCGTTGCTCGCCACAAATGATCTTCACTACACACGCCATGAAGATGCAGCAGCGCACGAAGCACTTCTCTGCGTGCAATCAGGATCAACTCTTGCCGACCCCAAGCGGTTTAAATTCGATAACGATGAGTTCTATCTCAAGACTCCCGCACAGATGCGCGAGCTCTTTAAAGATATTCCTGAATCCTGCGACAACACTCTTCTCATCGCCGAACGCTGCAACGTCAAATTACGCGAGAACGAAAACTTGCTTCCCGCATTCGAAGTTCCCAAAGGCGAAACTGAAGATACGTGGCTTCGTAAAGAATCAGTCCGCGGTCTCATCGAAAAACTTGGCGAGAAAGCAACCGAGGAATATCGCACTCGCTTGCAATACGAACTCGATGTCATGGCGAAGATGGGATTCCCGGGTTACTTCCTCGTTGTGGCAGACCTTGTTGGACATGCAAAGAAAGTTGGCATTCGCGTAGGCCCTGGTCGTGGATCTGCAGCAGGTTCACTCGTTGCATATGCACTTGGCATCACAGGTCTTGATCCCATCGAACATGGACTTTTGTTTGAGCGATTCCTTAATCCAGAACGTATCTCGATGCCTGATATCGATCTCGACTTCGACGAACGTCGTCGCTCAGAGATGATCCGTTATGCAACTGAAAAGTATGGCGAAGATCGCGTAGCTCAGATCATCACCTACGGAACTATTAAATCTAAGCAGTCACTTAAAGATGCAACTCGCGTTCTTGGTTATCCCTATGCAATCGGTGAAAAACTCACTAAGGCTCTTCCACCTTCAGTTATGGGCAAAGACATCACGCTCTCCGGTGTATTCGACTCTAAAGATGCGCGCCATGGCGAAGCAGGCGAATTCCGTCAACTCTACGAGACAGATCCTGATTCAAAGCGCGTCGTTGATTTAGCAAAGGGCCTTGAAGGTCTAAAGCGTCAGTGGGGAGTGCACGCAGCGGGCGTAATTCTCTCTCGCGAACCTTTGCTCGATGTTATTCCTATCCATCGTCGTGAAGCAGATGGCGCAATCATCACCCAGTTCGATATGGGTGCTTGCGAATCTACTGGGCTTCTCAAGATGGACTTCCTCGGCCTTCGAAACCTTTCTGTTCTCGATGATGCACTTCTTAATATCAAAGCGAATCAAAATATCGATGTAGTTCTTGAAGATTTACCACTGAGCGATCAGAAGACATTCGAACTTCTTTCACGTGGAGATACCTTGGGTGTATTCCAGCTCGACGGCGGGCCGATGCGCGCACTTCTTCGCAGTATGGCACCTGATTCATTTGCCGATATCTCTGCGGTGATCGCCCTGTATCGCCCAGGACCAATGGGCGAGAACGCACACAATAACTATGCCGATCGCAAGAACGGTCGCAAACCTGTCGAGCCAATTCACCCTGAACTTTCTGAGCCACTTCAAGAAATTCTCGGTGACACCTACGGTCTCATTGTTTATCAAGAGCAAGTAATGGCGATCGCCCAGAAAGTTGCTGGCTTTACTCTCGGCCGCGCAGATCTCTTGCGTAAGGCGATGGGTAAGAAGAATAAAGAGATCCTTGATAAGGAGTACATCCCATTCGAAGCTGGCATGAAGGAGAACGGTTTCTCAGTTAGCGCAATTAAGCGCCTCTGGGAAGTTCTGATTCCGTTCTCAGATTACGCATTTAACCGCGCACATAGCGCCGGTTACGGTGTTGTCTCCTTCTGGACCGCCTACCTCAAAGCGAATTATCCAACTGAGTACATGGCAGCACTTCTCACCAGTGTGCGCGATGATAAAGATAAGTCTGCGCTCTATCTCTCCGAGTGCCGTCGTATGGGAATCAAGGTTCTTCCACCCGATGTCAACGAATCAGATGCCGAATACACCCCTCGTGGAAAAGATATTCGCTTCGGCCTTGCTGCAATTCGTAACGTAGGAGAAGGCGTTGTTGCATCCGTAAAGGCTGCTCGAGAAAGCAAGGGAGCATTCGCATCCTTTGGAGATTTCCTCGCAAAAGTCGATGCCAACGTCTGCAACAAGAAGACCATCGAATCTCTCATCAAAGCAGGAGCATTCGATTCTCTGCAGCATCCTCGTAAGGGGCTGATGGCAATCCACCTCGAAGCTATTGATTCAGTGATTGAAACAAAGCGCGCTGAGGCCATCGGGCAGTTCGATCTCTTCGGTGGAGATTCGATTACACAAGTTGCAGGTCTTGATATTGAGATCCCAACAACCGAGTGGGATAAATCAACGCTCCTTACCTTCGAACGCGAAATGTTAGGTCTCTATGTTTCAGACCATCCACTCTTAGGTGTTGAACACGTTCTTCGTTCACATACAGATATGTCGATCAGCCAGCTCCTCGATGATGGTCCACAAGATGGCATGGTCACTATTGGCGGGCTAATCACTGGCATTCAGCGAAAAGTTTCACGACAAGGCGCATCGTGGGCTGTCGTTAACGTTGAAGACCTGGAAGGCGCTATCGAAGTTCTCTTCTTTTCTAATACCTATAACCAATACGCGCTCTCACTCACCGAAGATCGCGTGGTTGTTGTCCGCGGGCGATTCTCACGCACCGATGAACAAGTTCGATTTACCGCTCTTGAAATGAAGATGCCAGATATTTCTGCAGCTCCTACAGGACCTCTACTTATCTCTTTGCCAGCGGCTCAAGTAACTCCACCGATTGTGGAACGAATGAAAGAGATTCTTCGCTCACATCCAGGAAAACGTGAAGTTCATCTGCAAGTCATCGATCAACAGAAATCAACGACTCTTAAAATTGACGCGCTAGTAACTTCATCGCCAAGTTTGAGCGCAGATCTCAAGGCAATTCTTGGGTCAGACTGTCTCATCAGGATTTAAAGGGTCTTCGCCCTCTCGCTACACAAAGTAGAATCGCGCTGTGATTCGCACCGTTGACCTCCGTGGAAAGTCTCTCGACAAAGCTGGCTATCAAGCCGAGCTTCCACGTGCACAGCTCGATGTTGCCCAAGCGATGGTTCTCATTGAACCCATTCTTCGTCGCGTTCAGCACGGAAACGAATCAGATCTGATTGCTCTCGCTCAAGAGTTTGATGGAGTAACGCCTGCTTCAATCCGAGTTCCACAATCGGCATTGGATCAAGCGCTAGCTCAATTAGATCCTGCAATTCGTAGCGCACTCGAAGAATCTGCTTCACGTATTCGTAAAGTCCATAACGATCAAGTTCGCGGTGAAACCCGAACAACAGTTGTCGATGGCGGAACTGTTACTGAGAAGTGGGTCCCCGTAGATCGAGTTGGTCTCTACGTCCCAGGTGGTCGCGCGGTCTATCCAAGTAGCGTCATGATGAATGTGATTCCCGCGCAGATTGCACAGGTACAGAGCATCGCAGTTGCATCTCCGCCACAGAAGGAATTTGGCGGACTTCCGCACCCAACAATCCTTGCAACTTGCGCACTCCTTGGAGTCACTGAGGTTTACGCAGTTGGGGGAGCGCAAGCAATTGCACTCTTTGGTTATGGAATGAAGGGCGTGGCACAGAAGTGTGACCTCGTGACTGGTCCTGGAAATATTTATGTGGCAGCAGCAAAGCGGGCGTTGCGTGGAATAATCGGTATCGATTCAGAAGCGGGCCCAACAGAGATCGCAATTCTTGCCGATGAGAGTGCAATCGCTGCAGATGTCGCAGCTGACCTCATTAGCCAAGCCGAACACGATGTGATTGCAGCAGCAGTCCTTGTCACAACTTCAACTCAGCTTGCGAAAGATGTTGAAGTTGAACTTGAGAAGCGAGTTGCGGCCACTAAGCACTCCGAACGTATTCGCACTGCGCTTACTGGAATCCAATCAGCAATCGTCTTGGTGGATTCAGTTGAACAAGGTCTCGATGTTGTAAATGCTTATGCAGCGGAGCACCTCGAAATTCAGACCAAGAATGCTGCGCGCGATGCTGCACAGATTCGCAATGCTGGTGCAGTTTTCATTGGTCGCTTCTCGCCAGTTTCACTCGGAGATTATTCAGCTGGTTCAAACCACGTTCTACCTACCGGTGGATGTGCCTGTCACAGCAGTGGCCTCTCTGTACAAACTTTCTTGCGCGGACTTCACTTCATTGAGTATGACCAGAAAGCATTTACCGACATTCTCGATACCGTCGTCACTCTTGCAAACTCTGAAGATCTTCCTGCTCACGGTGAAGCAATGACCGCTCGTTTGGAAAATCTATGAACCAGTGGCCAGCGTGGCTTCCACTTCGCCAAAATCTTCGCGAACTCTCACCGTACGGGGCGCCGCAACTTCCAGCAGATGCTGTGATGAATACCAATGAGAACCCATATGCGCCTTCGCCCGCTCTTGCAAAGGCGATTGCTGATCGAGTCTCAGAAGTAGCGCTCACTCTCAATCGTTACCCAGATCGCGATGCAGTTGTTCTGCGCACCAAGCTTGCAGGGTTCATCAACGGGCTATCTGGAACGGATTTCGATGCAAAGAATCTATGGGCTGCCAATGGCAGCAATGAGATTATCCAGTCTCTCTTTATGGCATTCGGAGGCGGCACCGCTCTCGGTTTTACCCCTTCTTATTCAATGCACCCATTGATTGCCAAGGTAACTCAAGTGCAGTGGCTCAATGGAAGTCGCCGCGAAGATTTCAGTCTCGATATCGACTCTGCAATTTCACAGATTCAGCGCGATAAGCCAACGCTCACTTTCATTACAACACCGAACAACCCAACAGGTTCTGCAGTCACTGTCGATGAAATCGAGAAGATTGCACGTCTCACCTCAGGGCTATTGGTAGTCGATGAGGCTTACGCAGAATTTTCTGAAGAGACCTCAGCGGTAACGCTCATCAAGAAGTATCCGCACGTTGTTGTTATTCGCACCATGAGTAAGGCCTTTGCTTTTGCAGGGGTTCGCCTTGGTTATCTGGTTGCAGACCCTGCAGTCATCGATGCCATGTTCCTTGTTCGCTTGCCGTATCACCTCAGCGCACTCACGCAGGCAGCTGGTGAAGTTGCACTCGATTACAAAGATGAGTTGCTTGGCACCGTTGCTCAACTTCGCACCGATCGTGATCGCGTTGCAGCTCAACTCACTGAAATGGGCCTGAACGTCATTCCAAGCGCATCCAACTTCCTTCTCTTCTCAGGATTCGATATGCCATCGGCGCAGCTCTGGCAGGCGATGCTCGATAGGGGAGTTCTCATCAGAGATGTGGGATTATTGGGTTACTTAAGAGTCACCATTGGCAATGAGGCCGAAAACACCAAATTTATTACAACGCTATCGGCATGCCTGGGAGAAAAATGAGCAGAACATCACGAGTCGAACGCACAACTAAAGAGTCAAGCGTTCTTGTAGAACTCAATCTCGATGGAACTGGCGAGATCTCAGTAGATACTGGCGTCCCATTCTTTGATCACATGCTCAGTCAACTGGGTAAGCACTCTGGCTTTAACCTTACGGTAAAGACAACAGGTGATGTCGATGTCGATTCACACCACACTGTTGAAGATACTTCCCTCGCATTTGGCCAAGCACTTCGCGAAGCACTTGGTGATAAGGCAGGCATTCGCCGCTTTGGCGATGCGATGGTGCCACTTGATGAAGTTCTCGTGCAGGCAGCTGTCGATCTTTCTGGTCGTCCATATCTTGTCCATCGTCAACCTGAAATCGTCGAACTCATCGGAACATTTGATACAACTCTCGGAAAGCACATCTGGGAATCCATCGTTGCTGAAGCGCGCATCGCACTCCACGTGCGAGTTCTCGAAGGCCGTAATGCTCACCACGTCTTTGAAGCGCAGTTCAAAGCTGTTGCGCGTGCACTTCGTGATGCGGTTGCACTCGATGGACGCGTTGCGGGTATTCCTTCTACAAAGGGCTCTCTCTAACGTTCGTGATTGCAATTCTCGATTATGGATCTGGCAATCTACGTTCAGCGCAGCGTGCATTTGAAACTTCTGGCAAAGAGGTAGTGCTGACATCTGATTACGAAGTTGCACTGAAAGCCGATGGTCTCGTAGTTCCTGGCGTGGGTGCATTCGCTGCCTGCATGCAAGGACTTGCCGGTGTTCGCGGAGATCAACTTGTTCGCGAGCGAATTTCCTTAAAGCGTCCTACTTTAGGTATCTGCGTTGGTATGCAGATTCTCTTTGCACGTGGCGTCGAACATGGCAACCATGAAGGCGTTGGCGTCTGGGATGCAACGGTAGAAAAACTTGAAGCACCGATTTTGCCTCACATGGGCTGGAACACCGTTTCTGCCCCAGGCGGAAGTTCACTCTTTAAAGGCGTTGAAAATGAATCGTTCTACTTCGTTCATTCGTACGCAGTAAAGAAGAAGGTGGGTGCAATCGCGACGATGGCGCACCACGGTGAAGATTTCCTGGCAGCAGTTGAAGATGGAGTTATTGCGGCGACGCAATTTCATCCAGAAAAATCCGGAGATGCAGGACTACATCTGATTAAGAATTGGACGGACTCACTATGAGCTACCTCGAACTTTTACCTGCTGTCGATGTTAAAGATGGACGCGCTGTTCGCCTCGTTCAAGGCGAACTTGATGCTGAAACCGCATATGGAAACCCACTTGAAGTTGCCCTCGAATTCCAAGCAGCTGGCGCTGAATGGCTCCACCTTGTTGATCTCGATGCAGCATTTGGTCGTGGAGAAAATAGCGCACTGCTTGCTGAGGTAGTGGGAAAACTTGATATCAAAGTCGAGCTCTCTGGTGGAATTCGCGATGACGAATCACTTCGTCGCGCACTTGCAACTGGTTGCATTCGTGTAAACCTAGGTACTGCTGCGCTTGAAAATCCCGAATGGACTGCGCGCGTTATCGCAGAACATGGAGATCGCATCGCAGTGGGCCTAGATGTTCGCGGACATGTTCTTGCAGCTCGCGGCTGGACTAAAGAAGGCGGCGACCTCTTTGAAACCATAGAACGCCTTGAGCGCGATGGTTGTTCCCGTTATGTAGTTACAGATGTAACGAAAGATGGCACTCTTAAAGGACCAAACCTAGAATTACTTCAAGAAGTCTGCGCAGTCACCAAAAAACCAGTTGTTGCATCTGGTGGTATTTCTTCCCTTGATGACATTGCAGCCCTTGCTTCCCTTAACGCAATCGGTGTTGAAGGCGCAATCGTTGGTAAAGCTCTCTATGCCGGCGCATTCACACTCGAAGAAGCTTTAGAGCTCACACGTCGATGACACTATCTGTTCGCATCATTCCTTGCCTCGACGTCACCGACGGTCGAGTTGTAAAGGGCGTTAACTTCACCGACCTTGTTGATGCTGGAGACCCCGTTGAGATGGCTTCGCTCTACGGACGAGAAGGTGCAGATGAACTTACCTTTCTTGATATCTCAGCAAGTGTCGCAGGTCGTGAAACAACTCTTGATGTAGTTCGCAAAACTGCCGAACAAGTATTTATCCCGCTCACAGTAGGCGGTGGAATTCGCACAGTCGAAGATGTGGATCGCTTACTTCGCGCAGGCGCTGACAAAGTTTCAATCAATACCGCAGCTCTTGCTCGCCCTGAATTAATCGCCGAAATTGCAGATCGCTTCGGTTCACAAGTATTGGTGCTTTCTGTTGATGCGCGTCGCGCACGTACCGATTCAGGTTTTGAAGTGACAACACATGGCGGCCGCGAGTCCGCGGGCGTTGATGCACTCGCCTGGGTAGAAAAAGCCTGCGCACTTGGCGTTGGTGAAATCCTTCTCAACTCTATGGATGCTGACGGCACTCGCGCCGGATATGACATCGGAATGATTACCGCCGTCCGCGCTGTCTCAAAGGTTCCGCTGATAGCCAGTGGCGGTGCCGGCACTCTCGAAGATTTCGCATCAGCGCTCGATGCTGGAGCTGATGCACTCCTCGCAGCCAGCGTCTTTCACTTCGGAATTCACCGCATTGGCGATGTGAAGAAGTACCTTTCTGGTCATAATTATTCAGTGCGCAATGCGCATACGGTCTAAGGCAGAATACGCATATGAGCACAGAACTGAGTCCAGAGATTTCTGCGCTCCTCAAAGATCCCTCAGCTCTTATTCCAGCTATTGCTCAAGATATTCACTCAGGTGAAGTCTTAATGCTCGCCTACGTCAATGCGCAATCACTTGCTGCAACTCTTGCCACAGGGCGCGCAACATATTGGTCACGTAGCCGTAATGAACTCTGGGAAAAGGGCGCCACTTCTGGCCATACCCAACTTGTTCACTCCATCGCTCTTGATTGCGACGGAGACGCTCTTCTATTTAAGGTTGAACAAACCGGGGCTGCTTGCCACACAGGCGATCGCACCTGCTTCCATAGAAATATCGAGATTGCGCGATGAAGCTTGAAGAATTTCGCGAATACGCGAAGAACAACAACGTCATCCCCGTTTATCGCAAACTCCTAGGCGATGGCGAAACCCCGCTCAATATTTATAAGAAGCTTGCCAAGAACTTGCCCGGAACTTTTCTTTTGGAATCTGCCGAGCATGGGGGAGTCTGGTCTCGTTACTCATTTATCGGTGCACATAGCCAGACAACGTTGACTGAAAAAGATGGCGTAGCGGTATGGCTTGGAAAACCAC
Encoded proteins:
- a CDS encoding signal peptidase II encodes the protein MRRLFAIAWTIWLFDFVTKTWALSTFSASPKPVIGSLLQFTLIRNSGAAFSLATGFTILFSLLALAVVVTVISYASRITSQGWQWTAGLLLGGVLGNLTDRIFREPSFLNGHVIDWIQIPNWPVFNIADMAISTAAAIAFVLTMRNIPPITRVR
- the ileS gene encoding isoleucine--tRNA ligase yields the protein MSSPFRAIPAAIDLPAMEHSILDFWRENEIFQKSMQSRANGTPWTFYEGPPTANGMPGTHHIEARVFKDVFPRYQTMKGKYVTRKAGWDCHGLPVEIAVEKELGFSGKGDIEKFGIAPFNDKCRESVTRHVDAFTTMTERMGFWVDFDQAYWTMAPEYVESVWWSLKEIWKKGLLVQDHRVAPYCPRCGTGLSDHELSQGYETVTDPSVFVRFPATSGELAELGASFLVWTTTPWTLVSNTAVAVHPDVDYVVVKATVEEVSEILVVAQPLLSKVAGDHEILKTIKGKDLERTTYKRPFDYLEIPDSHFIVLATYVTTEDGTGLVHQSPAFGADDLQVCRAYGLPVVNPIAPDGTFLSDVPVVGGMFFKEADKPLVKELKASGVLYKHQPYEHEYPHCWRCHTALIYYAQPSWYIRTTSIKDELIRENQKTDWHPETIKTGRYGDWLTNNIDWALSRNRYWGTPLPIWRCENKHEVCVDSLKELGALSGQELSAMDPHRPFVDDITFACAECSATMNRVPEVIDCWYDSGAMPFAQWGYPHKEGSVEKFKAAYPADFICEAIDQTRGWFYTLMAIGTLVFDESSYKSVLCLGHILDKDGRKMSKHLGNVLEPISLMDQHGADAVRWYMLAAGSPWSARRVGHDAISDVVRKTLLTYWNTISFHALYAEASKFELSQSPALSERSMMDQWIISELNALIVEVDTAYNDFDSQTAGRVLARFIDDLSNWYVRRSRRRFWDGDVAALATLHETLTTVTQLLAPMVPFIAEHTWQVLVRPADSSVVASVHLTDFPVADSSLINAALNEQVAMTRRVVELGRSARAESAIKIRQPLQRALISAQGWASLPDDMKAQISDELNVIELEDIANADGDLVDISVKANFKSLGAKYGKAVQDVAKLVAAADATALVKGLRSTGAATLGEFAIDIDDLVVTEVPKSGWMVASHDGESVALDLALSPELIASGNVREVIRLIQERRKSDGFDISDRISVRWSAPAELAEVIAAHTAHISDEVLALSFEFDAAVTAGDNELSVGVTLAIA
- a CDS encoding RluA family pseudouridine synthase, with translation MTRDLRQLTVPEGVAGERIDSALTRVLGLSRTTIVKLLEDGDITTGNQAMQKSDRVAAGQVIEVLMPAPLNQDPIPLTPLEGLTVVYNDDDIVVIDKPVGCAAHPSPGWMGPTVVGALMAAGYTISTSGPAERAGVVHRLDAGTSGLMIIAKTEAAYLKLKEMFREHEVEKTYHALVQGHMDPSTGTIDAPIDRHPKEDHRFAVVATGKESITHYEVIEYYRSVSLVKVELETGRTHQIRVHFSALGHPLVGDTTYGADPVLGKKMKMSRPWLHALELRFNHPTNGNPLVLTAPYPADLQASLALLSEAVLP
- a CDS encoding TraR/DksA family transcriptional regulator produces the protein MPGKKIVKKAAKKAPAKKAPAKKVAKKAPAKKVAAKKVAKKAPAKKAAVKKAPAKKAPAPKTSVAKSPGRPFPSKIGKTTLTVDEKSQTVSVATVVAPTAAPVVEERRLVMPPPPRPVKSGKKVAPLKPIKAAPTPVTAAEGEAPWTAAELKTIRADIAKDLERLRHELALVEAEMDDLIADSGEGAGDDQADSGTKTFEREHEMSLVINARDMVLQTERALERIDAKSYGYCEDCGSAIGKARLQVFPRATLCMICKQKEERR